ACACTACAATCAATGTGTATCATCCATTCGCTGTCAGTGTCTTTTCAGAATGTTCTTGGTCTTTATAAAAATGTGTACATACATGAACATGTGTATTCCCATGGCGTTTGTTTTGTCTGTCGTTTGCCTCCATCACACTGTGGCTCATTAAAACTGCATTGTCTTTCCAGGTGGCGAGCGTAACTGTGGAGTACATGAGCTAATCTGCGTCAGAAAAGGTAGGGCAGGTCAGAGCTCTGGGAGGGTAACCTTTGACCCCAGTCTGCAATTGTCACTCCaccttcctcatcatcatcgtcactgTTATGTCCCTGTTATAGCTGTCCTCATTATTCTGTTAAGATGCACTTGTTGTTGTcattaaaacaatcagagcagagacatcctctgctctgattgttttaatggaACAAACAATTACTAAAAGTACGCAcaattaaaagacaaacacaaaacacacaaacacgtgtttGTCTCTTTAGAATAATCTGAAATACAGTATAGGGAAAAATTATAGGTTAAGTAAACTCTTTGCTATTTTATCTGTGTTGTAGTGTAGAAGTCCAAAGAATGTAAAAGCATAAATTCTTAACCAAATGAAACATTGTACAAATTTAATGTGCTGGGTTTTGAGCAAGGTTTGTCTTCTGCTTTCATCCTGTGCTCAGCCTTTGTGCTAAGTTACTGTATGTCCAGTGGTTGTCACATGTACAATGATGTCCTCTCTGAATCACAGGAAACTCACAATTTCATCCCATTTCTTTTCTGTGCGTGTGATGGGTGGGGGTTGGCTCCAGGAGTGCATGTATTTGTGGACAGGTTTGTGGCTAGTCGGTGGTTGTTATGCTTCAGAGCCCTGTCAGAACATGTGTGGGAGTGTGTATGGAAGTGAGAGTGCTTATGGGCTGAATGTGGAGTGTGTGCGGTTTAGAGATGATTTTGCACTTTTTGACATCCAACATTGCAACTGTTTCCTTAACTCCACTCCAAACACCTGATGAATAATGACAACATTACTAGTATCTTactaccacatactgtatgggaGGCggatcaccatggcaacagggtCAGTTGAGCAGCCCAAGTGCCCTTTTCCCCAGCAACATTCTTTTCCTTTCTACTGGGGTAAAATGCTAAGAGAGCTTGTCTTGTCGTCGATATAAGAAGACTACTCAGAAAGACACTTGCTCTCGCTGCATCTTCTACTAACCTGATCCCACACTCAAGCTGTCAAGACCCAAGGCTTTTTACTTAAATAACAGATGAAGCTACAGCAACTCCTTGAATTTCTAGATTAAGGTTATAAAATTATACCCACTGTATGTCCTACTCCAATGTCACTTCACAACGTGTTGGGTTAAATCTTGTCATGGTTTCTTGCTTCAAATGGACACAAGATTGAATTCTTGTGTCTGGATGGTGTTGGTGAACAGGATTATATCTGTTTTACTACATCAATGAATCATATCACGATAAATGATGTGGGAGCTTTTCTCCGAATTTCTTGGAAGTATTTGGAcacaatttttattattgtggACTCAAATATGTCACTGAAGCCTTTTTTTTAAGTAGAAGTATGTCGATACAGGTAACACTATTCTTTGTGCACTATGTGTCTTTCTTCCTACAATTGTAATTCGCCGGGTGTTTGGTCCactacacacactaacacacagagaaagattAAAACCATTAAACATTTTCTTCCAACTTCATGGTTTATGTGCTTCTTATGTAACAAAATTTGTTATTGTTTAATCTTCCTTTGAGTCATCAGTCAGTCCCCCACACATTACCCAAAGGCTATTCTCAGCATTTTAATGGAGCCCAGTTGATTTAGCAAAGTAAGTCCAAACAGGAAAAGAAGGAATAATGTCAGCCATCCTGCATTAGACCTTCCTGTAAAAATGTAAGGAAACATATTCAAACAAATAAGTGTTAAAAGTAAGAAAAATAGAGGAATAAAGCTGGAAAATGAAGTACTGTATGCTTgtaattattgttgtttttagtCATTTTAGGAGGAGTAAGGAGGGAAACTATCTATACTGTAGGTTTCTGTTAAAgaaaccttttttctttttttatacagTGCAGGATCCCTCCCCATCTGTACTGTGAATAATACAGACAACACTGAGGAGCTGGTTTGGTGTGAGCAGACAAGCGTTCCCACAGGGTAGCGCGCCTGCTGCCACCTCACCATATGACCAAACACTGTGGGCAGCCAACAATAATCCAGACTCATTAAATTCATCTAGGAGTACAGACAATTAGTCTTTGTCAGAAACACATCTTTGTGAGTTATAGTACAAAGCCAATGCAAGCCTGAGAGCTGACAGCAGGTTGTGTAATCTTTCTTTTCTAGTTCTTTAGAGTTGTGAAAGAGTGGGTCTGTTTTATAATAAGTGCCAGTCTTATTGTTAAAGCTAGCTCTTTGTTTTCCTGGTAGAGAACTTGTCAGAGTGTGTAAGTTAGTTATTATGTAGATGTGTCTGCAATTAAATGAACTGACAGCAAGGGACCgaacaggaaggaagaaggaacaCAGACTTacaaaaataatgattttttttgtccAAAAAGAAATATAACAAAAGAACACTACAACAAATTGCACCCATAAAAGGTcagccaaaaacaaacaaatatgttAGTAATCAAACAACACAACCAAAAGCTGGACAAAGACAACTGACCtccaaaacagacacacaagatAGTAAAAAGGAACAGTGAGTAAGAGAGAGAGGCAACAGCAACCTTTCAACCTCAACTACAACCTCAAAGAAAAGGAAATTCCCACATTGCCACTACAGTagctaatattattattatatggcaatatatacagtaagtgcCAGAAAGCATGTCGTCATTATGACCGATTTGTAAATGTGATACGATCTAAGCGCACTTCTATTTCAGCTCATTATCATGCATTTGTACAAAAGCAGTAATTTGgtttaattaaacaaaattGACTTTACTTCAGatgtatactgtagctgtaatttCCACATTAGGTAGAGCGCAGTCATCATGATTAATGAGCTTAATTTGTTTCATATGTTTCAAATGGAatagatttaaaaatatataaaatctTAGTTTATGGAGTTGGAAGTGTGTATTACTTGTATTGATTTGTACAGAATGAATGGCTGTGTCACTAGAGTGACTATGTCCTACTGTACAGCCTTTGGTGACATATTTGTTAACATTTACCTTCtattataacaatataataCTAAGAATTTAATTCTTCAAATTGTCACATTGGGCTGTATTATTACGTATATACCTGTGTATTTGTATTGTAATATTCCCATATTTTACTTAAAGAAATAGCCAACTTTTATCCTGTAGAAAGACTGTACAGTATcttaactacagtaaatgttctgtAGTTTCCTTAAAATGACCAGTGAACACAGAAACAGTGGCACTGCTGCTACAAAGGAAGTGTAATTGTTTTGCCCCTGATAATTTATCCTGAGCCAAATGACAAACTAATTACCTACCTGTACTTTAAGTCAGATGTCTAAATTTTGATCATTTATCACTTTTATATGACATAGATGACATTGATGCAGCACCACACAAAAATAGAACAATCCTATAGTTATAGTGTTTAAACAGTATTTCATACGGCTGGGGTTGAATTTATGAATAATACTCATGCTCGCTTCACAGATTCTACATTAGGAATTTTGTTTATTTCCAAACCAAAGCCCACTTACTGATGTGTGTCAATTAATGGGATGTGACTTGTCTCTGTGTCCAAAGATCAAGCATCCAAATCTGTTGCTGTGCCAGTCAACAGATTTTTATTTCTATATCGAtacaactctctctctcttccctgtCTTGTTCGTGTTCTCTCCCAGATTTTTTTCACTTACCATTTGTTATTTTGTCCTACTATAATCTTGGCAGAAGGTGGGCAAGGAAAACCTCACCTTACACTAGTTTGATCTAAACATTAAAACCATAAAATCCCTATTGCTTCTTCGAGGAACCAACCctatgtttacagtatgttgctttatggatactgtactgtaggccTTCCTTTTGTGACAAAAAAGGAACAGTTCTGAAACCTGGAATTACTTGTTTACCAATTCGATTGTGTAAAAATGGCTTCTGTGTTTTAGTATCTCCAGAGGTGCTGGGGTTTCTGACAGCCATTGGGCTCTTCATAATCCTCATGACCTTGCTGTTCTGGTACCTCAACAACAAGTTGGCACTAGCAAACCCAGGGAGCCTTCAGTGCCTTGATGActtcaggaaaaacacagaggtACAAGGTAAGTCTGCACTGACAATCACGTTTTGGTTTTTAGAAATATTGAGGCTCACATCATATTTGTCCTGGATGCAGTATTTAAACTGCAATAACATTTGCATTATTCCAATTAGACTTCCTGCAGTAGTTAGACTTAGGTTCATGTATATTAGGTGTCTGATCTGTGGGTTTACTCTGCTTTGAATGTTTTCTACAACTGCTCGATTTATTATGTAGACTGAAGACAACACGTTTCATATTGGCAGACACATTATGTCAGATATATTCCACCTTTAACAAACTCAAGCTACTACTGCTATGGAGTTCCCTCATCAAAGGATCACTATGCTACTGTACCAGCTGCACTTACAGTAGATGTCTGACCTCTGTTTGGAGAAGTTTGTTTCTCTTGCTGACATGTAGGGCTGTTTATTTGTCATCTGCCCACAGGGAATTTTAAGTGGTTCGTGGCCACAGGGGAGTCAGCTTTACACTGGAGGCCACCCAGTAAACATTAGGTTAAGACAAGAGACAGTTTAGAGTGGTCAGGTGCTTGTTACTGAAGTCTCTGGTGTTTCGttagataaaaacaaaagcctttaactaaaattatattaaatgatAGTACTTATTGTTCTTGTATGCTAAACATAATAGTAAAGTGTTCTACTGGCATTGAATCCTTAATATACTTGATTTTAGGTCTTAATTCTGACCTATTTTCTAGTTTAGAGCAACTACTATCTGTAATATGTTCCAGACAGAATGCATAGCCCTGGTTGGAGTAACTTTagatctctgctgctctctgctggaaCAAATCTGAAACGAGTTTTTAATTAACACGCAGCATAGTATTTTCAATACATTTTTTCTAAGGGTGGatcttttaataataataataataataataataataataataataataataataataataataataataataataataataataataataataataataataataataataataacaataataataataataataataataataataaaccacCTAATTGCAGTGCTATTATTTATCTAATTGTAGCTGTAGCAATGTATTGTAGCAATGATCTGATAACTGTCAATAGGTAAGAaactaaaatatatttaattatgtatttcatgtttaaaaatgtgtaaaaatgttctCTGAATGATCATTTGCTTATATGATTCAGACATTTGTATAACCTTTTAACCAATTGTAACAGTGCACTTCTGCAGACAGTAGATGCTGCTGTTCTACCAGATTTAAATCTGCAGCTAACCCTATTTTTTGGAAATATTTCCCAGTAACCAGTGCCTGTTTCTCCATCTTAAACAGACAAGGTCTACTCTGACGCCGACCTGCAGGGCTCTTCGTCGGACAGTGAGGATGAACTGATGGGTCAGTATCAGGAAGCAGTCAGTCGCTCCCAGGGCCTCCGAGGAGGAGGCAGGCCAGCTGCTAATGTCAAACGCGCAGGAGCTTTTAGCTGGGAGAGTCGGCAAAAGTACAGCCCTCTGACAGCTGATTATGACGGCTACAGCAGTGAAGCATCGGCTGACAATGGTAGGTCTGTAATCTGTAATCTGGAAAAACTCCATACAGTAGCTTTTCTACTAGCGTTTAAGTTTTACTTCTTACAGCCGCtttgattttagctatattatTTTTCCAAGAACGTCCACAAAGGCtgcacaaatttaaaaaaacacattagcaCAAATATTTCCTCATCACTATAGTAAGCTTGAATCAAAGATCAGATGTGCTAACAAACACAAGCTACTGATACACACTGCCAGTTAATCCAGAGAGGTGATCAAAGCGAGACTCGCGTTCAGCACACTCTCCGTGGGAGTTTGGTGAAGCAGTCAACTGTCTGCATAATCTACACAGCCTCACACTTTTTTCCCCAAATGACACATCTCTGTTTCCCGTCTGCCAGACTCACCGTGCAGCTTTGActgtgctgttttattttatgttttgattCAACACAGTTAAAGTCACAGGAGAACACAAGCCCTGACCTATTTTTCTCTTATTCATTTGCCGCAACAGGAGCTATCTGGCATTTTAAAAGCATTGCacctttatacagtataaaacaaatccatactgtacagtattatcGTATTATGTAGTATTATGAAGTTCCTTGTCTTGTTGTTGTCATGTTCCAGCTATTTTAGACAAGCACTAGAATGCAAATATGATTTGTCTCTGTATAAAATGCTCAGACAAAAATCTGATATGTTAACAATCAGACATCTTCAGATAATAGGTGACATTGCctctaaaaaacaaaagcaaagtttTGCCAGGGTGCTATGAAATATAGCATACTAtgaaatacagtatgtgcgAACCAGCTTTGCGTTATATAAGACAGAGCGTTGCCAGGCTGAGTGTCTGAAACGATCTATTTAAAGCACCGTTTGAATATGTAGCTGAGGGATAAATAGGGCATGGCAGGACATGCTTCTGACTTTGTTAGTAAAGAAGCAGCCACTCAACAAGGTTGTTGTTATGCAAGCGCTACAGAAGCTGCATGGCTCTTCTTAACCACTAGATGTTCTCTGTCATCCTGTGGTGACAAATCAGTaaacaataatatatttaaacaaattttGAGACACACTGTTCATAGAAATATTTGAAGCTGAACTTGCTGGAGAACTGGACGATTGCCTCTATATAATCTCACAACCTGTGAGcattgacatactgtatgtgtgaaatgATGGTCATTCTTTCTTTTGAGAGTTTTgtagttttctttttgtgcagATTGTTGTCATAATGAGACGCttgagacatacagtattttcatTAATGAAGGTGCATattgtatatatactgtatgcccACACATACCTactaatacagtacagtaaggaCTACCTGCAAGTACTAATGACTCCCAGTTACACCAGACTGAAGTCACCTAAACTAACACTGaatcattgtgtttgtttgcaaatgCAATGTCGGActctgtagttttctctggaccacTCACCATTGTGAGCAATAATGACATGTATGTTTGCACACCATCATTTCACCGTTGGCTGTGGCATGTAAAGCCCACATGGTtagataatataaataatttaggTTTGGGGGAAAATCTTGGCTGATGAGAAGAGATTGCATTCATCCCGCTTCGGATGGAGCATCTCTACGATTTAACAATATGGCTGAGTTTAGATACCCGAAGCAGTGCCAACCCACAGTGCTTCCTAGGACACAGCAAATGCAGATTCTCCTACTGTAAGTCATCACCTCTAATGGATATAGCACCCCCATAGAGTCTGTGTCTGCTCCCTAAACACCTAAATTATAcaactaaaaaataaattaaagatgAGTGACTAACATTTaatgaagataaaaacaaaaaaaacagcaatctACATAGAACAAAAATATAAGGACAACACTTTCATTTCCCCCAAATTTTTTATGAGCTAAACTCAAAGATCTAAGACTTTTTCTACAATATGTACAAAAAATATCAATTTCTCTTCGATATTGTTTAAAAATCTGTTTGAATCTGTTAGTGAGCACTTCTTCTTTGCCAAAATAACTGTTCACAGATTCCTGTTATTTAGAGACTCAAACTTTCTAGATTGTTCAACCAAAACCCCATGAGTCCACAGCATCTCCCCAAATAAATATCACAAGACACACGTAAATAAAgatctctttcttttcctttaaaTATATTAACCTGAGACCTTAAAGTGTTGCAAcagatttacatacagtacagtatagttaAAGATTCACAGAGGTCATTTTCACGCAAGAggacaaaacatgacaactgtCAGCACAGAGGGGATGACACTGTGTAAAGGAAGCGTGTGCTGGATGAGAGCAGAGTTGGTAACCATCCTAATTAGCAGGCTGGAGAAACGAGTAGTGCCTTTACACAACACCTTCCATCAGCTCTACCGCCCCCGGCTCGGCAGGAGAAAAGCTGCTCAAAACCGAGCCCTCCATGACACTTAGGTAAAAACTCCTTTTCCGCTATCCTGCCACTGATATGTGACACTTTGAGACTCGCTGACATTATTAGGAGTGAAAGCTTCAAGAACTTGGGAGAGAGCTGCAACACTGAGTTGGAGCAGATTACGTCATCGTAGTAGTGGCTTTTTTCCAAAAGTTAGGTGACAGCATAAGAAAAGGGAAAGTTATTTTCTTTATCCTTGGTTTCCTTTCTCTTTATGGTAAGAGACTTGGCTTAAAGCTCTCCACCAGTGTCCCTATGGGAGTATTAGCATTGGCTGCTCAGTTTTTATGAATTCAAATTGGACAAGGGAGGCAGATTTGAGTATGTACTGTAGTTGACAACACTATTCAAGGTTCTTTTGAGGCACAGAGATACTTTGTACAGTCTCATTATTTGCCTTGAAGGCAACTAAACCAAGAGAGACACAGATTAAAGAAGTATTGAGTTCAGTCGTTTAATGGTGAGTTTAATGTTTGATTTAGGCTCTACATTTAAAAGAAGCAGAATAATTGTTTGGCATCTGGCAGCAGAGTTTCTCACTGTCAGCAGTTTCAGCATTCGCTATGATGTAATCTATTTATGTTAATTTCATAAACCCATTACAACAGCTTTGCCTTCAGTTCATCAAGATTGCAGCTCTGCTGTGACTATTAAGTTTAGAGTTGCTTGCATGCATCATTACAAAATCTTAGATGTTGGACACACCGCTGCCTTTCTTCACATGCTGAAACCAAACTTCATACAGTAACAATGCGTGTATCTTATCTAACTTTTCCCCGGTTTTCTCCAAACCAGCCAACTGTATCCAGCGAATGAGACGAACACCACCGCTCGATGAGCTCCAGCCGCCACCCTACCAGGATGAGAATGGCTCTCCAAGAATGTCCTGCACTCTGTCAGACCTTGGTGATGCCAAATGTGACCTGTCCCATACCAGTGGCAGTCCCCACATGTCCTTTGGCAAATGCCCAAGCGAGGGAAGCGATGTCCATGAGACTGAGAGTTACCTCAATAAGGGCTATGAGGAAGATGTACCCAGTGATAGTACTGCTGTTCTCAGTCCTGAGGTAAAGCACAGTGACATCACCAAAAAATCGCATTTAGGTTATTCTAAGTTGAGCTTCTCTACCTTCTTTAGGATATGTCAGCTCGTGGGTCAGCAGCACAGCTTCCTAAAGGTTCCGATCTAGATCCTGTTGCAAAATATGGAACCCTGGACGTGGTGTTTGACTATGACTCAGAGGATCAGCTGCTGGCCGTAACCGTTATGGCAGTCACAGACCTTCCTCCCCTCAGACGCACTGGCAACATCTCCTGGCAGGTCCACCTGGTACTGCTGCCCACCAAGAAGCAAAGGTCCAAGACAGGGATCCAGAGAGGCCCCTGTCCCATCTTTACAGAGACCTTCCGCTTCAGCCATGTGGAGTCAGAGATGATCAGTAATTATGCCATTAGGTTCCGCCTTTACAGCATGCAGCggatgaagaaggagaaggtgCTTGGTGAAAAGGTGTTCTACCTCACCAAACTCAATCTTCAGGGCAAAATGTCCATGCCTGTCATTTTGGACCCCTGCTGTGCTCTCCCGGTAAGTACCATTACTAAAGCTTGCTTAGCAAATTAACAGGTGTTACTAAAACATAGTATTTCCATCATGAAATCTGCTTTTTACACAGATATTAATAATATCACTGTTGTTTCTACATCTCGGTGAACACTTTTCGGAATAACTGTAAACACTTTCAGGGTGGTGAATCCCAGGTCAGTCTCTCGGATATGACATGCAGTGAAAGCGCTTCATCATTCCAGTCCGTTAGCCAGGCTTCCACACCAGAGATCCTTGTGGGCCTGGTTTACAATGCCACAACAGGCCGTCTGTCTGTGGAGGTCATCAAAGGAATCCATTTTAAAAACCTGGCTGCCAACAAGCCACCCAGTAAGTACTCTTAAACGTTTTATTTGAGTAGTATTTTAGTAGAGAAATGAAATGGATGACATGTTTCTGGTACTATAAAGGAAATACGCAAGTTGAATGCAATTGTAGGCAGCTTTATTTctcatttataatttaattcagttttatttagacagcaccaaatcacaacatagtTATCTTAAGGCAAGGTAAGGTAAGACCTagaactaaacccaacaaatcccacatacaacaCGCCTTTCATTGTAATTGTTAAAATTTGACAACaagagtggagaggaaaaactccctctctaacgaggaagaaacctccagaaccaggctggatgtatGAGTCTGATGATACTTGTATGAggggacagagtgggagaaaaagagaggaaggggcacaactactggagagacaagattagttaaacatagaacaatgatgggaggtttattggatagaagagaaagaaggagctcagtgtataaattaggtTCCACGGCAGTctgtgtctattgcagcttaactaagagaggGTTCCtatgactaacaatcattgccagtggcCTGAACcatataagctttatcaaaaagaaaggttttagACCCGATCCTAAAGGtgaagagtgtgtcagcttctcgaacctaaaCAGGAAGCTGGTTCCTGTTTAGGTTCCTGGTTAAAACCCTCAAGCTCCTCTACTGTTGTCTCCTGTGATCTATTGTATGGAATGCAGCACCAAGATCTTTAACCACAGATGTTTCTGTGctttgatgttttctaaattctGACTGTAAATCTTCGTACCGGTTATTctcactcaggtggtcagataaatATTTGGCCACAGCCACTTTAAAAGCCTGTGCTATGTAGcgtgccttgtttttttttgctaaaaaaCCATGAAAATGAACTTTCACCAAATATGAGCTAGCCAAATCAGTCTAAACTGCACCACCTACTTTTCAGTTTCCTCTGGTTTGATCCCTTGTTTACCTCCTTTCCTTGTATTGCCAGCTGCATTCCTCAGTCAATTTCCAGGGATCGGAGAAGCAAGTTCAAACAAAAACTGTCTCTTGTTGAACTTTGTGCGGTTTTGTTGGCCTTCTGAtcctgtttctctttccttgCATCCTCACCGGTTATGTCTGCACCTTCAATTCTCTCACCCTGCTGCCTTTTTGACATCTTGGTCCGTTGTTTTTCTTACTGCTGTCCAACCCTTGTTGTCAGATGGGCTGTTCTGTTGTCTAAAACACTTGATAGGTGGACAGGTTTATATTATCAGAGGTGAGTTTCTGTCCCTTTTGCAAGATGAGGTGGTACTGGCCCTGTGCTGTCTTCATGGATGCAGTTTATAAAACATCACAGAATTGCTTCAACTATTTCATAGAACttcattataaatatttaaaagtaaaatatattttcactGTAGAAAAACTATGTGTCAACCAGTAAATTTGCAAGCATAAAAAGCACAGATAAACATGTTCTgcctcttttatttttaaacctgatgtctttacagtatgtgacttcAGCCAGAAAAGAAAGGCAAGAGAGACTTCAGCGAAATAACTGCAGCGGCccaagaaataataataatgtcagaaCGAAGAATATTGTGTTACTGTAGTTTAAAATCTGGTGCAGTATCATTTTAGTAGCATTTTCACTCCTTTGGTGTTTTACATTGAAACGCTCATCCATGAAGACCGCTTGTTATAACCTTTGCTCCCTGCATTTTTGAGTGTCTCGTGTACACAGCCATGTTCCCTCCCTGTATTCTTCTGCATGTCGCCATGTCGCCCCTCTCCACTAGCTGTCATGTGCGTCTCGTGCTCATGTCATGTGATGCTGGGCGTTTTGCTGTTTCCACTTTTCATGCTCTGTCGGTCCGATTTGCTTGGTGGCTGAGGGCCAGCTAAAAAGAGATGTTGTGCGTCACTGACTGCTGGCTCGATTCAAAGAGAACACTTTTGCATGGTTTGGGtgtaacatttcatttttagctcaGCTTACAGCACACAAAATTGAAACAGTACTTCTGTAGTAGATTTGCATAAATGTTCATTTGAAAGACGCTGAACTGTCCTCTCATTAATTGCATTCCTTGTATTCATGAACATCTGTAACTAATGACTCGATGTCAGATTTTGATATTGTTTGTGCTTTCCTGACACATACTATGTAGTCTCCAAATTGCATTTGCAAAATAGTCACATCTGCTAACACTGAAAAAACTCTGTGCAAAATCCTTATGAAGGCCGTGATTGACTTTGTGCGTCACACAAAATGGAAGGAGCGTCAGCGAGAGATGCAGAGCAATTTCAAAGCCCCTTTTCTATCATTTCAAAACGGTACCGAGCCGTAAAGTTAATCATCAGTCGCAGCCCCTCTCATTCAGCAACAATACCAAAGAGTCATGCATCACTGCTACTGACCACTTAAGACATCCCCAGCTCTGCAGAGCCCATTCAGCAGCAGTCGAATGAGAAATCAAGGCTATATTtttcactgtgcttttatgtcaAAGAGAGCAACTGAATGTGTGATTGAAGGCGGCGAGCTAGGCGTTGGAAGGCAGCTGGCACTCGACAGCATGAAAGCCCCAGCAATTCATTCCGTATACTCCCTCTTAGACAGGAACATAATACACGGCATTATTACGGAGCATGGTTGTAGACGAGTGGCGAAACACTCTCAAAGACCTATTGTAATTGCCAGTCTTGCCTCATTTACTTTCAGCTGGATTTGTGGCTTCG
Above is a window of Betta splendens chromosome 22, fBetSpl5.4, whole genome shotgun sequence DNA encoding:
- the syt14a gene encoding synaptotagmin-14 isoform X4, with the translated sequence MAIDGGERNCGVHELICVRKVSPEVLGFLTAIGLFIILMTLLFWYLNNKLALANPGSLQCLDDFRKNTEVQDKVYSDADLQGSSSDSEDELMGQYQEAVSRSQGLRGGGRPAANVKRAGAFSWESRQKYSPLTADYDGYSSEASADNANCIQRMRRTPPLDELQPPPYQDENGSPRMSCTLSDLGDAKCDLSHTSGSPHMSFGKCPSEGSDVHETESYLNKGYEEDVPSDSTAVLSPEDMSARGSAAQLPKGSDLDPVAKYGTLDVVFDYDSEDQLLAVTVMAVTDLPPLRRTGNISWQVHLVLLPTKKQRSKTGIQRGPCPIFTETFRFSHVESEMISNYAIRFRLYSMQRMKKEKVLGEKVFYLTKLNLQGKMSMPVILDPCCALPGGESQVSLSDMTCSESASSFQSVSQASTPEILVGLVYNATTGRLSVEVIKGIHFKNLAANKPPIQPLLSDGLFCCLKHLIGGQVYIIRDTYVKLTLLNSMGHEMSKCKTSICRGQPNPTYKETFVFQVALFQLSDVTLILSVYNKRSMKRKEMIGWISLGLNSSGEEELTHWTQMKESKGQQVCHWHSLLES
- the syt14a gene encoding synaptotagmin-14 isoform X6, whose amino-acid sequence is MVLKGQLRSLNRVPFTERAPRAAHSLDAVATFTGKLSGRSQPGCTSTLVLQLALEKKNQQSTRRLAAFSGERNCGVHELICVRKVSPEVLGFLTAIGLFIILMTLLFWYLNNKLALANPGSLQCLDDFRKNTEVQDKVYSDADLQGSSSDSEDELMGQYQEAVSRSQGLRGGGRPAANVKRAGAFSWESRQKYSPLTADYDGYSSEASADNANCIQRMRRTPPLDELQPPPYQDENGSPRMSCTLSDLGDAKCDLSHTSGSPHMSFGKCPSEGSDVHETESYLNKGYEEDVPSDSTAVLSPEDMSARGSAAQLPKGSDLDPVAKYGTLDVVFDYDSEDQLLAVTVMAVTDLPPLRRTGNISWQVHLVLLPTKKQRSKTGIQRGPCPIFTETFRFSHVESEMISNYAIRFRLYSMQRMKKEKVLGEKVFYLTKLNLQGKMSMPVILDPCCALPGGESQVSLSDMTCSESASSFQSVSQASTPEILVGLVYNATTGRLSVEVIKGIHFKNLAANKPPIVRWAVLLSKTLDRWTGLYYQRYVR
- the syt14a gene encoding synaptotagmin-14 isoform X1, translating into MVLKGQLRSLNRVPFTERAPRAAHSLDAVATFTGKLSGRSQPGCTSTLVLQLALEKKNQQSTRRLAAFSGERNCGVHELICVRKVSPEVLGFLTAIGLFIILMTLLFWYLNNKLALANPGSLQCLDDFRKNTEVQDKVYSDADLQGSSSDSEDELMGQYQEAVSRSQGLRGGGRPAANVKRAGAFSWESRQKYSPLTADYDGYSSEASADNANCIQRMRRTPPLDELQPPPYQDENGSPRMSCTLSDLGDAKCDLSHTSGSPHMSFGKCPSEGSDVHETESYLNKGYEEDVPSDSTAVLSPEDMSARGSAAQLPKGSDLDPVAKYGTLDVVFDYDSEDQLLAVTVMAVTDLPPLRRTGNISWQVHLVLLPTKKQRSKTGIQRGPCPIFTETFRFSHVESEMISNYAIRFRLYSMQRMKKEKVLGEKVFYLTKLNLQGKMSMPVILDPCCALPGGESQVSLSDMTCSESASSFQSVSQASTPEILVGLVYNATTGRLSVEVIKGIHFKNLAANKPPIQPLLSDGLFCCLKHLIGGQVYIIRDTYVKLTLLNSMGHEMSKCKTSICRGQPNPTYKETFVFQVALFQLSDVTLILSVYNKRSMKRKEMIGWISLGLNSSGEEELTHWTQMKESKGQQVCHWHSLLES
- the syt14a gene encoding synaptotagmin-14 isoform X3, producing the protein MVLKGQLRSLNRVPFTERAPRAAHSLDAVATFTGKLSGRSQPGCTSTLVLQLALEKKNQQSTRRLAAFSGERNCGVHELICVRKVSPEVLGFLTAIGLFIILMTLLFWYLNNKLALANPGSLQCLDDFRKNTEVQDKVYSDADLQGSSSDSEDELMGQYQEAVSRSQGLRGGGRPAANVKRAGAFSWESRQKYSPLTADYDGYSSEASADNANCIQRMRRTPPLDELQPPPYQDENGSPRMSCTLSDLGDAKCDLSHTSGSPHMSFGKCPSEGSDVHETESYLNKGYEEDVPSDSTAVLSPEDMSARGSAAQLPKGSDLDPVAKYGTLDVVFDYDSEDQLLAVTVMAVTDLPPLRRTGNISWQVHLVLLPTKKQRSKTGIQRGPCPIFTETFRFSHVESEMISNYAIRFRLYSMQRMKKEKVLGEKVFYLTKLNLQGKMSMPVILDPCCALPGGESQVSLSDMTCSESASSFQSVSQASTPEILVGLVYNATTGRLSVEVIKGIHFKNLAANKPPNTYVKLTLLNSMGHEMSKCKTSICRGQPNPTYKETFVFQVALFQLSDVTLILSVYNKRSMKRKEMIGWISLGLNSSGEEELTHWTQMKESKGQQVCHWHSLLES